ACACTTAGCCCTACTAAACCCTGGGGGTGTTCAACCTGCCAGAAGAAGGGAGGGGCACACAGGCCCCAACTTCAGGGAAAGAGGCATGGGTAGAGAGGAAGGCTGGAACTGGCCAAGAAGCGGGGACTGAACAAAGACCTAGTGGGAGACTCAAGAAGTCTAGAGGCGTTGTTCCAGGGTTCATGGAGTAAACCCtggagaagcccccgctcgcccttCTGCCTAATTTTCTAGCCAACAGCCAAGACACCTGACAAACCAGCTTTCCCACACCAAGAATTCAATGCTGAGGAGGAAACATCAGTTCCCTAGGAGGCTCAGCTCTGACCCTGATCATGCCCACCAGTAGTGAAGAGTCAGTCTCTTCCCAAGCATGTTGACTTCAAGTCATGCCTGGCTTTTTAGAAAACTAAGCAGCTCTCTTCCAGTATATTTTTGTAACCACGTGGCTTAATAGGGACTAAAGTTTCCCTAGCCCTGGGGAGagcttttccaaatatttttaggttaaaaatataacaaaacaaaccaCTCACAAGCTGCCTGTTTAAAGAGGGGAGGTGGGATTTGGCAGACTCCTGGGGAAGGGCTGCCTAGGCAGGAGTCagatggcagggagggaggaggacggAAGTCTTGGTTTGAGGGTAAACGGTTTTATTTGCAACAGAGGAAATCAGCTGTCTAATTTGCCATCATGTGGACTTTCATTTTAAGGGCAGGGGGAGCAAAACTAAACTGTTACAAGGTGGTTAGGTATATTTGCTGGAGGCATGGAAGCAAGCAGCAATCATAACTTTGTGACTCATTGAAAATTGCTGGCTTGGGCTAGAACACCTGGCTGCTAGTTGGGGAGTTAACTTCTTACTCCATACTCACTACAGATTTGTGCTAGGTTTGCTGGAGTCGCAGAGCTGATCTTGAGGAGAGCAAATGTAAGGGGCCTTTGTGAGTGTCTAAACATCTCTCTGAAACAAGTTTGTTCTCCTGTGTTTCTGTAGCAAGCAAAGAATGCCCCCCGAAAATCCCTGTTTTGCCAGTCCCCAGCTTAATCAAAGGAGAGATCCAAATGGAGTTAGCCGTGGAGTGCCCTTCCAACACCAGCTGAaggtgggaaaaagaaaagaagtgcagCTCCCAGGGCCAACAGACCTCTGACCCCCCACAACTAACTCTGGATCTCCCTTGTGAAAAGACCTTTGTCTATTATCCTGTTCCTTGCTTTTTGGAAAACTTGGTGTTGCACTCCTCACCTTTTAGCCAACACCGCTACTTTGTTGGGCAGGCACAGACTGAAGGACCCCTTTTGAGGGAAAGGACTATGTTTGCATTTGACTTGTAAGCAATAGTTTGGGGATGTTTGAATAGAAGGGCACCTGCTGAGGTGGTACTactgcagaaagaaaagaatgaaaagaagaaatccaGCACTCAACTTTCTTCCTGGGACAACAGTCccgccaccacacacacacacacacacacacacacatactccttTTGCCAACTTCTGTGCAACAGGAAGTAAACAACACAAATATAGAAGGGGAATTGACACTGTCAGCTGGATGGTTTAGGGGGTGAAAGAAAACATGACTTTGAAGCGAAAGCACATTTGGGAGGACTCTGGTGGATCAAACCTAATTGCTAGCAGCAGTGGAATATGAGGTTAATTAGGAAACCTTGGTCTCTGTAGACATAGTGCTTCCCCCTTCATCGTCCAACTATGGAGTCCAAGTTTAGCCTTGAGAGTGAAGGGGTAGCTGGCAGGCTCCTCAGCAGAGTGGCTGGCAGGCTGCTGGCGGGCTGCTGGTAGCAGATGGGTGCTATGGCCTGGTTTGTATTTGAAGGTTTGTTTATGTGCATTTCCCAACTGGACTTGAGGTCATTCTTTGTAGGGAACTTAGAATGTGTGAGCTCCAGTGAATTCCCAGGTCcccctttcccccccccccccgaagaTGACCAGCCCTGGGGCCAGTGCATCGAGAAGCTGTGGCACCCCCAAGCCTTGGAAAGTGCCTTTTTAGGCCCAGGCTGACCATTTGTGAACTATTTAAGCGTGATTGTAAAACCCAACAGCAGCTAAGACAGAACAAGGAGAGTCTGCTGAGTACCCAGGCAATGGGCTTTCCCACTGGACACAGTGGCACCCAGCTTCCAGCCCAGCGCAGCTGTTTGAGTTTGTCCCAGCTCAgcaggaagaaaatgagaagggCCAGTCCAAACACTTTTGTTAGAATCAAACAAGACCAAGACCACTTTTAAAGCAAATTGATGAGCTGGAGAGAAATCTGCAAACCACTCCCTGATTAGCCCAGGTCTGATCAAGGCGCGGGGAGGCAATTTCCTCCTAGATTtcacctttctttccttcttcctcccctctcctccccaacacacactcCCACAGCactccacatttttttaaatgtttttataactCTACTAAGATTCAAACACCAAAGAAAGTTGGAAAATGGGTCTGGATGTGTTTTAGCTGCAGGTCTTACTCCTTTGACTATGTACTAGGGCAGAAGTGAAGATAGAGATGTAAGGAAACCCAGACCGGGATCCAACTCTCTGACTACTCGAGAAGTGACCTTGGGACTGGGGAAGGTGGGAGAAGCCCCggaaatgtacacacacacacccagttCTTCCTCACTAGTCGGGAGTGCTGAGCCTCTTGGGAGctagtgggggaggggggcctgCAGCTGAGGTCCGGCTCTGGCCTAGGTGCTACGAATACGTATACActcattctcacacacacactcacacacacacacacacacacacacacacacacacacacacacacactctcccaaAGCAGGGAGCCGGCCTTCGCTACCCTCTGGGCAGGGCCTCTCATTTTGCAGTCCCAAAAGATCCAGGGACGCGGATAAAAAGCCTGGCACACCTGTCTCGGCCAGTTGCACTCCGCTCCAGACATCCCAGCACAGCCAACTCACTAGGACAAGAGACTTGGCTTGGGGCTAGGGGTTGGATGCCCGCTAGGGAATGAGAAGACCAGGATCAAAGCACGACCAGGGTTTGTTAGCTAGGCCTCTCGAGACCCCCCGGGCGCCCTAATTGCGCGCCCTGCAGCCTCCTGCTTGCAGGCTGTCCTGCCGTGCGGGCGCCCGGCCGTGGGCTGCAGAACAGCTGCGAGGCCCGCATgtccgcccgcccgcccgcagcCCAGCCCCTGCCGGCGTCTCCGCTGCCCAGCGCTCTGGACCCTCATCGCCCCAGGAGGAGCCctaggagaaggaggaggggtggACAGACCCGGTTCGGCTGGGGCTGTCAGGCAGGCCGGGACAGCAGGGAAAGTTGGCCGCCTACTTGGCAAGCACCAACAGCCGACAAGCGCCTCACGAACTGCTCTGAAATCTtccacttaaaaagaaagaagttcaCACATATCGAATAACGGCTCGGAAGAGGCCACCGTGAAAAATGGAGCTGTTTTTATACAAGTCAGCCCAACATCTTTACAGATTTGGTAAATTCCTAATATTCCGGAAGGGGTTTTGTTTTCCTAAACCAAGTGACACATTTCATCATAGTACATTCTGCTTCAGTAAAATCAGCTCCCTTGGATTTCATCGcttgttaaaaaaagataaactttatttctgtaattttcaatcacaaaaaaatctatatttttgtctaagcatttattttactgaatcaaaaagacatgaaaagaaaaatcatgttttactAATGTATATAAGTGACTTTTTTGGAcaacatataataaatatgataTATCACTTATCACTCAGTCTTTccaatgtacattttttttttcatattatggAGCATGCcacttttccaaaagaaaaaaggtcatgagAAATCAGTGCAAAGTTCTCAGTTACCCTCCTCTTTTCTCTGGGGCAGTCGGAATGTCCACGGCAACGCCCTCTGCCTCGGAATTTGAGGCTGTTCATCTACAATTCTCTCTGCCTGTGTGGTTTCCTCTCCGtgcccttctttcttccctccttaccccaccccccctccctccctcctgcttgtccctaaagtcattttttaaaaagaacttgaggttttgtttttgttgatgttttcacTTACTGGTCGCACTTTGTGTGGAGTCGGCGTTTTCGCCAGTCACACTCCTGTGGGGAGCTTTCCAGCCCtgtctctgggggtggggagatggagagTGGAGGGCTGGCTCCTCTTTGGGCCCCCCCTCCACCCGCTGGTGAGTGTCTTCCTCTCTTACTTCTTTGCTACCCGGTTGGCTGCAAGGGAGGCCGGACAGCCTGGTGCCGGGAGAGGAGGGGCAGCTGTCCGGGtcggggaggggacagggagggacagTGACTTGCTCTTCACCGGGGATGTGGGGTGCCTGGGATGGGGTTGGACAGGGGATTGAGGGCCGGCTgtcccccaggccccaggccgTGGATGAGCACTCGGGGCACCAGGGGCCGCTGCAGCTGGGGATGGGGTGCAGGAGGAGTCCGGTACATGCTGCTGTACAtggcggcggcggccgccgcgGCGGTAGTACTGTCCATGCTGCCCAGCAAGCTTGGGTGGTAGAAATAAGGCGACGGAAACATCCTCTGCAGTGCCGAGTAATTCCCTGCCTCGGCCAGCAGCTCCAGGCCCACCGCAGTCTGCCGCTTCCACTTGGTCCTGAAATAAAAGCAGGCGTGCGTGCACCCTGCAGCTGTGGGCACTGCCCAGGCACCAAGGCCCGTTCTCCCCCCCTCACCTGCCTTCTCTTCCTCGGGGAGCACAGGAAGACTTAGAGAGCGCTAAGAACCAGGAATGAAGCACACCTCCTTgccccctatcccaccctctccctcccagaATCACCCAAATCCAAGTCAGTTTCCCAAACGATGCCATCAATGTCTGAGacattcataaataaaattcTCCAATCTTTGCTACCTTTTCCTGACTTTTTGCTCTGACGTTGCCCCCCCTTTACTGTTTGGCTACTGCCTGAAACTTTCCTGGAGGCCAACGGAGACCACTCTTTCTATAGGCagtcttctccctcctcctctaatTTCCTTCCCCAAGTGGCTCCCCAGCAATCCCAGAATGtctgctctctgcccctccccctttcctccaggCTGAGTGAGAAGAAACCGTAAACAAAGGGACACAGAGACTCCTGGGCCTTGGACCCCTGGCCCTCTTGGTCCCCAGGGCTGTGGAGACACATCTCTCTCACCGGCCTGACAGGACCTTACGGCAGGTGTTGGGGGGGGGGCAGTTTAAGAGCCAGGAAGGTGACAAGGGTTTCAAAACGGAATTCGTTTGAGGGAGGACTCTCCCATGGGGACAGTACCTCGGGGCCATTCCAGGAGGGGAAAAATGCATTTCAGGATCTTTTCTCCCCTGAGAGAGAGTAACAATTAAAACCTGTGATCAGCTCCTCtcagtctcctccctcccccaccgcaCCCCACTAGAAGAAGAGGCAGTAGGCCTTTATCAGATGCCTCCTTCGGAACGCAGGGCTGGTGGGCCCTCCATACCCGGCAGCTCCAGCCAAATTAATAAACATGTCGCCCATTTTAAATTGGCTACCAATGACACTAATGTTTTCCGACAGAATTAGGGTGGCTGAAACCGTATGTAATGAGACAGAAAATTATGGTAAAGATGACAACTGGATGGGCATTTCCAACCACACTTATGGACGATTAGAACacaaatgagagaaaaggagggggagagaaaatCGAGACAAGAGAGACAACCGTCAGGCTTGGAAACTCAGCATAACCTCGGCCCCAGACCGCACAGGTTGGGTTCACACTGCAGTTCAGGGGCCTACAAGTACTGTCAGCCCCTTTCCTAATTTCCTTTCAAGGGAAGCCGTGGTTCCTGGAGGGCTCTGAGGTGGCCAGAATAGGGGACAGACCCTCAGTCTAGATGCCTGACCGGCTGCCAACTCTACCTCTTCCAACTGCCTCACAGGACAAGCAAGGACTTTTAAGCTGAGGCCAGTGGGTCAGCTCTTCCAGGATGGATACAGCCAGACTGTGTGACCGGCTATAGATATTTGGAGCCATCCTGGGGCAGGCCCAAAATGGTGCAATGCACAGGTTTTATGGGCCTGAGTGTCTCCTACATCGATGTCTCAGTTTGAAAAGGTGTGGCTTGATTGATTTGGGGGCAAAATGGGGTAAATTTCAGCCACTCAGGTTTGAGGGAGAAACTATCATACGTTAAGGACACTTAGAAGTGCAAAATTCTCCAAACTCCAGCTACCCAACGATCCCTTTCACCTTGGAGGTGTGGCTAATCCCTCCTCCAGCCAGAAAGCCCCCGACTGCCAGCTCAGGGCCCTCTGAGTCCTTAGTGTCTCCAAGGCCAGGAGGGAAGAAGATTGGTGTAGTAATCTTGACCTGGATGGCCAGACGCCTTTGCTCTCCCACATAGCCTCCCTTACCTGCGGTTCTGGTACCAGGTCTTGACCTGGGTGTCAGTGAGATTGAGCGCAGCTGCCAGGTCCATGCGGTCCTGCACACTCAGGTACTTCTGTCGCTCAAAGCTACGCTCCAGTTGATTGAGTTGGTGGTCGGAGAAAGCCGTCCTGGCTTTGCGAGGTTTTTTGGCTCTCACAGGGGGACTCTCTCGGCTACTCGTAATCTCCCGGTCTCCTTCCTCCTTTGTTCCTACATAGAAACCCAGACACGGCCGTAAGGTAGCCTGGaatggggaaggatggagtgtCCTCCTGGCACACACTTCCACATTCCCAAGCCAGCTGctggtctgggggtgggggaactaTACTCTGTCACCTTCCTTATAAACATACTTGGACCTTAGCCAGTATGGAGGAAGAGGACCAACTGCTGACTAGGGAGTGTGGAGCCTTGTGCAGAGCTCCTAAGAGGGTTCCAAAAGAGTGCTGGATCTTCCCGTctttggaaatgaaaatgaaaaaaaaaaaaactttatgatAAAGGGtgcttttcttaattgtttcctTGACTGGGGGGAGACCCTGTCCCTTTCCATTACTGTTTTCACCCTGACTTCATATTTTCTTATGTGTTAGTTTTTAAAAggtctttcaactttttttttatttttgagaagggggcacttttttcattttacttctccTGTTTACTAAAAGTTATaggcatttgttttccttttttcagatGCACTTGGGAAATGTTGGATCAAGCTCTCTGCAGCTGCTTGCATCAGGTCTCTTAAAGCTTCAGAAAGAATGTCTCCCAGACACTGCGTTCAGCTCAAAATCACTGAGCCCATCCAGGTGACAGCCCAGAGATTTCCGGATTCTATTTGTCAACTTTGGTTTTTTACTGAAATGCTGGGAAATCGATATGTCAATCCCTCTGTTTGTACCCGTTTTTGCTGCGCTCCTTGATCTTCCCTGCAGGAAGAACCATAATCTCTCTAATTGACCCACTGGGGAGGTTGGTGCACAAAAAATCGCCAGACCAGACTGTACATCTGTTTTGGGCACTATTATGCTAATGATACAATAGTAAAATGAAGAGGCAATATCCTACCTTCCAGACAGTCAGCACACATCTTTCCCAGAGAGGAcaaagattaataataataataagcttatcagtaaagggaaaaaagagaactcTCCTCATATGTTAAAACTCTTTTGCTATGCAAAGACCAGAACACTTATGAAAttctctggggagaaggtgggaaAAGGGAGTTGAAGGACAATTCCATTGCCATCTTTTGATTTTACAAAAATAGATATCCAATTccataaaattttactttcataaATGCTACCTCCCAATTTACTTGTAAGGGGCCAAAACTCTTACTGAAATACAGATATTCAGTTAGCACCATGGGGTaggaagattattttttttaattggaactCTATAATTTTTTACCGTGTGGCCTTCCCTATATTAATCACgatctaataatttttttaaaaaagtttccctGTTAATCGCTTCGGAATTTCTCCCTTCGCTATATCTGATAATTCCCGTTCCAGTGTTCAGAAAATACGGTGTGTAGGAAGGATGGAATGATTTGCATTAAATAATAAGCACCACGTTGTGATCACACCCCTAGGCACTACGAAACACTAAAGTATTTCCCGTCAGATaccctccacctctgcccccttcctaataaattaaaatgaagtaaaacaaagaaaggagCTGGATGGCGGTGAGGGTTGGGAGGTAGAAATGTAACAATAATCAGAACTTGGGACGAGTCTCCAAATCGCACGCCCAGGCCTCCCTCCCGCTTGCAGTTTTTGACCGTGGCGCTATCGCCTTAGAAGCTGAGAATCGCCGTCGAATCCCAACAGATTCGCGGGAGACAGAAGGGGAGACAGGGAAGCAAGAGGAGGAGAAGCTAGACGGCTGAGGGAGCCAAGGCGGCGCGACTCACCGTGGCATTTGATGTCGCTCTGGGACTCTTCCCGCTTGTCGAGTTTGGTTTTGCTGTCCTCCTGCTCGAGCTTTGGCCTGAAGCTCTCGTGTGCTGCGTTGCTCTCCTGCTTCGGggtgtggtggggagaggagacgCTGGTGCTGTACGGTGCACACGCCGCCAGAGGTTTGCTGTCGCCCAAGATGtccttaattaaaaaagaagaggtggAAGTCCTGGGGACCGAGGCGGCCGAGCCCAGCTGCTGGGCGGgtggctgcggcggcggcggttGCGGCGAAGGCTGCAAACTTTGCGTGGGGGCCGCGGCtgtcggcggcggcggcggcggctgttggctgtggtggaggtggtggtgatgctggggGCCGTCCGCTATCACATGCGGTTCCGGGGGCTCCATGGCGACCGAGATAGGAGAGGAAGGCGCTGTTCCTACAGTATCAATCTCCGAACAGGGAGACGGAGTGGCCTGACTCCTAAAATCCGCGGTCCTGGCCTCGCCGAGCGGGCGGAAATCTCCATTCATCATGCCGGGGCTGCCCGAACTGGCACTGGACAAAATCGTGTCTATTCCAAAACTCGACCCGCTGGCCCCTTCCATTGTTGTCATTTCTACATGAGGTCCACGCCACTCCGCCGCTCCGCTGCCGCCCCGACCAAGCAAAGGAAGCTATCGATCGTAAAGCAGAATAACACGAAACAATGTTGTCGCCgcttaaaacacaaacaaaaaaagtggggcggggagggaaggaaaattgGGAGGTGGCAATCCGTGGATACTTgcgacacttttttttttttttaccctaatGCAAAAAGTAGGAGTTTTGGGGAAAGGAAGATGGGGGGGAAGTTACAAAAATTGTTGAGGAAGCACCGAGCGTGCGCTCCAGGAACGATCGCGCACGTGGCGCGGCGGTGGCTGCGCAGGAGAGCCAGACGGAGGTGCAGGCAGCAGAAGGTGACCCCgacgccgccgccgctgctgccgccgccaggGTCTGCCCACAGCCTGGCACcaggcggcagcggcggcggcgtaCGTGGCAGGTGCAGCGACCGCGAAGCCCAGGCAGCCGCGTGCCCTCGGAGCTGCCCAGCGGCTCTCCGAGGTGGTGGCCGCGCGCGACACGGACGCTCCGGTGCCGAGTTTCTGAACTTTCTTGGAAAGTTGTGGAGCAGACACTGCCGCAGTGGTcgcggcaacaggaggaggaggaggaaggaaggagcaggCACAGGCGGATGAGGTGGCGGAGTCGCGGCGCCGAGCAACTCCAGCCGCTGCCGGGCGCATTCGCTTGTAATCCGGCGGCTAGCGGGCGGCGCCGACCCCCTCCCATGACGTCACGGCCACTGCCGCCGCTCCACGCGCCGCGCCcggcccgcgcccccgcccccgccgccgagGCCGCGCGCAGGTCCTCGCGCCCCCATTGGCCGCGCCCGCGCGAGCGAGCGACGCCGACGTGCCGGGAGCCAATGGGTGCTCGGCTCGCGAGCCCGTCAGCGGTCGCAGCTCGGGCCCCACTGCTCTTTTCAGAACCCGCACGTCCCTTTGCCTGCAACCGAAAGCCAAACAACTTAGTCGTACTGTGGTCCCGGCGTCCACAATCACGCGCGAGGgcaaagggagagaggggaggagagcacAGGGAGACTGTGGAAGGGAACCAGAGGagcttttagaaaaacagaaagaaaaggaaaaaaagaaaagaatgagaaagtagTAATGCTTTGCCCATTAAGAAGTccgaagagggaggggaaagaggacaggaagggaaaaggaatctGGTCGGCTTACCTTTAGACGCCAGCGCTGCCGCCACGCACCTCCCCAGACACGCGCTTGAATAGTCCAAGGACACTGAGAACAGAGGAGGGGACTCCCTGAAGGAACCCACAGGAAAGTGTGTAACTCCAGCAACCGGCGCTCTGGGTGGGAGGGCAGACTCCGAGCTCTGATTTTTCCCCAAGGAGCCTGGGCGTCCCGGCTCTGGCCCCGCTGGGCGGCGGGTACCTGAGGGGGAAATGGAGCGGGATCCGCGTCCACCCGGCAATCTCGGAAGGGGTGGAGGACAAGAGACCTGCTGCTCAAAACCCGGGTCCTAGCCTGGTCTCCAATCGGCCCGTGCTGGAAGAAATGCCTGGCCAGACACGTTCTCCCGAGCGGGGGAGATAATGGCCCGAGGTGTTCTCTAGCGCCGAGGGCAGCTACGGTTCACTGTGGTGTCAGGCTGGCATGAGGCTCCGGAACCCGAGTGGTGGGTCAGCCGCGCGTACTCCCTCCTTGCCCCCAGCCAGATCTCAATCTCtcaacttctccctctctctctcttctcctctctctctctctccctctctctctctccccctccctccctccctcgccctCTCCGGCCGCTCTtttggaaaggaaacagtcactgtGGATCCACTTGGGACCTGGAACGTGGCTTGACTGTGACGCCTCGTCGGAGGGTATCAACTTGCATTATTTTCTCTAGGACGTCTCCAACCTGTCTCTTGTTGAATGTCAGAGTAATGGGAAGTGCCAGTGACAAGACGGCGTATTACTCCTGATTAAGTGCCGTGTCAACCTAATTAGCAGAGTAATTATAAGGTGCTAATGAATGATTCAAAGTTCTCTGAGTTACATTTTACTCCAAATTACCATTTTAAGAACCCTATGAATCTGAGTGGCTGGCATCGCTTCCGTGACTAGGTGCAGAATGATGGTGGAAAATGGTCTTTTAAGTCTCCCAGGGCTGGGCCGAAATCTGGCGTTTCGAAAGTCTCTTTTCGAGGAACTGTTTTGTTCTGTTGAGGACTTggctgggcggggggcgggggggatgtcAGGGAGGCAGATGACCTCCTGGGACAAAGTATTGCCTTTCTGTTGGAACTGCATCTGTGTGAGCCCTCGGTCCGGAATGGGATAGGTGGGAGACTCATCCTTCCTGCGTTTTCCTAGGGAATTCGATGTGTTTGACCCAGAAAAATCCCGCACTGTTTCCAGGGCGTGTTGAGCTGTTTCTTATCATCTTCGTGCATGTTTTCTCACGGGTGTGTCTCCGAGGAGAACAACGGGGAGAGGGAAGACTGAGGCGAGGAGATGTACAATCCAGGCAGCTCTCGCTTTTCTCAGAAGGCGAGGGGAGTTTGGCGGACGAGCCGGGGTTGGTGAGCCGAGGCGGGGACACGGAACCAGCTGCAGGCAGAGGCCGACGCCGGCCTGAGCGGGTGCGGGAGCCCCTCGGGAGCGCGTGGTGGGCCCTACGGGTGGGGTCGAGCCACCCTGGGCAGGGAAACCGAGGAGAGCCTGAATGATGCCTGGAGCGTAGTTGGATCAGCCGCCTTTGGAGCGAGAACTGCGCACTGGCCAGGCAGATCCTCCTGGGAGCCTGCAGGCCGGGCTTCGGCCTCGCGCCCCGGGATTTCGGAATCAAGGGCCTGGGACTTAAGAGGGCATCTCTCTTATCGAAGGCTGCAGTGTACCGCCCACAGGGCCGGGACCCCGGCACGCCTGGCACAGTAGGTTTCTGTAGGAAGGGCGCTGGGGCTGCCTGAAACTGCAGGCGGACGCTACACATTCTTCTCCCTTCAAATATCAATTCGGATTCTTCTCATTAAGACATCACCCACCAACTTCCCGACGGAGGTTTCCTCCCAGACCCGGGGCTCCAACCCGCATTTCCCTCGCTGCCTGTTCtgggtgggaagtggggagggggagaaaacaaatttaagatcCAGAACTGACGGCACTGCGCAAATCAATTATTCTCGACCTTGATAAATAATTCATTTaggcctgttttttgttttgttccaaCGCTTAAAATGACTCAAGAGCTCAAAAGGCTGATCTCACAGCTTGTGTTGGGCGGTTCGACAGGATTTTTTGCTTGGAATAATTCACAACATTAGCAGGGGAGACAGAAATATGACCCTACgaaaaaa
The genomic region above belongs to Phocoena sinus isolate mPhoSin1 chromosome 1, mPhoSin1.pri, whole genome shotgun sequence and contains:
- the BARHL2 gene encoding barH-like 2 homeobox protein encodes the protein MTTMEGASGSSFGIDTILSSASSGSPGMMNGDFRPLGEARTADFRSQATPSPCSEIDTVGTAPSSPISVAMEPPEPHVIADGPQHHHHLHHSQQPPPPPPTAAAPTQSLQPSPQPPPPQPPAQQLGSAASVPRTSTSSFLIKDILGDSKPLAACAPYSTSVSSPHHTPKQESNAAHESFRPKLEQEDSKTKLDKREESQSDIKCHGTKEEGDREITSSRESPPVRAKKPRKARTAFSDHQLNQLERSFERQKYLSVQDRMDLAAALNLTDTQVKTWYQNRRTKWKRQTAVGLELLAEAGNYSALQRMFPSPYFYHPSLLGSMDSTTAAAAAAAMYSSMYRTPPAPHPQLQRPLVPRVLIHGLGPGGQPALNPLSNPIPGTPHPR